A portion of the Coturnix japonica isolate 7356 chromosome 4, Coturnix japonica 2.1, whole genome shotgun sequence genome contains these proteins:
- the MBOAT4 gene encoding LOW QUALITY PROTEIN: ghrelin O-acyltransferase (The sequence of the model RefSeq protein was modified relative to this genomic sequence to represent the inferred CDS: substituted 1 base at 1 genomic stop codon): protein MGKHIPLPVDTFVSMALLFLRHGPAAYKTEPLAQSLLQGLEESRFSMRWADLLILLPAAWYQLAAFLFAALFHYLCALGHLSLISRYIFLLAGGCLLAGTAMGGYALLLLIPAVSSVLILLLVSPTYVHTWVFSLQMCWQTLCHLGLGSLMLEPQDTRPAVTLSAIMLLTQKVTSLSLDIHEGTVLPKPGQGLLQRALPLCSYLLSFPALLGGPLCSFSKFQAQVMSLGAVPCPLRAVGWRYLGVLVLQVLRAWLEGWLPHTQGWASLGHMWAQALLFRLAYYSQWVLDEALLEAAGLGAAVEQGDLSVHDLWTLETTHRLAVFSRTWNKSTSLWLRRLVFQRCPAQPLLATFAFSAWWHGLRPGQIFGFLCWAIMVEADYRIHPFLSSWATSCVTKLLYRGTTWVFTQLIIAYIQMAVETENFSMLCLLWASYNSILPLTYGLVLMLLLLTQKPKQNXVCPGLTQLAG, encoded by the exons ATGGGAAAACACATTCCTCTTCCTGTAGATACCTTTGTTTCCATGGCTCTTCTTTTTCTGCGCCATGGTCCTGCTGCATATAAAACAGAGCCCTTGGCTCAGTCCCTTCTCCAGGGGCTGGAAGAATCAAGGTTCTCCATGCGCTGGGCAGACCTGCTCAtccttctccctgcagcctggtACCAGCTGGCAGCTTTCCTCTTCGCTGCTCTCTTCCATTACCTCTGTGCTTTGGGGCACCTCTCTCTGATTTCCCG GTACATCTTCCTCCTTGCTGGAGGATGCCTCCTTGCAGGCACAGCCATGGGAGGTTATGCCTTGCTGCTTCTCATCCCGgctgtcagctctgtgctcatACTCCTCTTGGTCAGCCCAACTTATGTCCATACCTGGGTCTTCAGCCTCCAGATGTGCTGGCAGACACTCTGTCACCtgggcctgggcagcctgatgcTGGAACCACAGGACACCAG GCCAGCTGTCACCCTCTCTGCAATCATGCTGCTCACTCAGAAGGTGACTTCTCTGTCCCTGGACATCCACGAAGGGACCGTGCTGCCCAAGCCTGGCCAGGGGCTGTTGCAGAGAGCCTTGCCCCTGTGCAGCTACCTGctctccttcccagccctcctTGGAGGCCCGCTGTGCTCCTTCAGCAAGTTTCAGGCTCAGGTCATGTCTCTGGGGGCTGTCCCCTGCCCGCTGCGGGCTGTGGGCTGGAGGTACCTCggggtgctggtgctgcaggtgctgcgTGCATGGCTGGAAGGCTGGCTGCCCCACACGCAGGGCTGGGCCAGCTTGGGCCACATGTGGGCACAGGCCCTGCTCTTCAGACTGGCATACTACTCGCAATGGGTGCTGGATGAGGCCCTCCTGGAGGCAGCAGGTTTGGGGGCAGCGGTGGAGCAGGGAGACCTTTCTGTCCATGACCTTTGGACGCTGGAGACCACACATCGCCTGGCTGTCTTCTCCAGAACGTGGAACAAGAGTACATCCCTCTGGCTGAGGAGGCTGGTCTTCCAGCGCTGCCCAGCTCAGCCACTCCTTGCCACTTTTGCCTTCTCTGCATGGTGGCATGGCCTTCGGCCGGGGCAAATCTTTGGTTTTCTATGCTGGGCCATCATGGTAGAGGCTGACTATCGCATCCACCCCTTCCTCAGCTCCTGGGCCACCTCCTGTGTCACAAAGCTCCTCTACCGTGGCACAACCTGGGTCTTCACACAACTCATCATTGCCTACATCCAGATGGCTGTGGAGACAGAGAACTTCTCCATGCTCTGTCTGCTCTGGGCTTCCTACAACAGTATACTTCCCCTCACTTATGGCCTTGTGCTGATGCTCCTGCTGCTTACTCAGAAGCCAAAGCAAAACTGAGTCTGTCCTGGGTTAACTCAACTAGCTGGCTAG
- the PRAG1 gene encoding inactive tyrosine-protein kinase PRAG1, which translates to MSACSDFVEHVWKPGSCKNCFNPKSSHRLQTSPEVGACGVLPNGGRSKPESPALEDEGVNTSVFSKPTIAVKPTMINSDVSDTWADVNMNADLSQVGWGMVSGKHLLLKSGDSQRICLDGFGASSVRKPFLHSPPRDCLSCCTPSYSMVGLRSLESHVERNVSIHSLVLVGEVGKQEERAKEKSALPHRPLCPTLGDRGVVSSGRNTSPSEGDCSHLSSGVEGEGGEYCSIAESHRESPAPRGWRQRDAVELSRPSGRAVKFSEEERKAVNVAFCIAKERSDPLPYTLCAESKKPTHQLDTTALPEGSSKMAASVPCREKDDLPLPRDLDGGPRSEGLNAPQQALVEPQCARLTEPAHGDPIYAESTKRKKAQLKGVGGCVDVEKLAGGKEQADGMWRDGSWLLGAEKEHHDSTAQVAAKITIMAAHTEDDHKTIFLSSPDSAVGVQWPCISPASHPDFGTSSPSVEPGEIFQASGSENGPRFHLAAPTKNAVMESPAIPPKMSKNNQQGSEGSHVPPVSSSVTKLGDTSSLDGAGAQFLPRSCADTGTFRTSPSPCTHVNGISMEDSSRGLAGSPYDKRQKYYTPTWAKQCRIEEEEEEEEEEDQELSTHQWAVGAENGRAGADLVEDCPVLESQAGISKSLSFSFDIPKDKSNGMEFAPPPPPPKKQSRHAPKMNTNNAELERASNSSAESLSPPFRSVHVTFTAGSSDSLDSDTQTGSDGRHSSEPNHSPPPAESLAFPPVPFPPASGDDSLSSVSSRPPPLPQKKTVSRTVSSPDGFFGGQGSSGRAAGTACPRLNVSHSESNVCLREESPFLHPASFRGHPSIFSSSESLEKGSKGNGYWGSATSKSTGTCVPSRNLQSRSSSQLSMSSQVSSGSSLQLHNLLSNIDSKEGVYAKLGALYAESLRRLVAKCEDCFMREQKNELHFSENNWSLFKLACNKPCCDSGDAIYYCATCSKDPSTTYAVKICKTQESKVSASYCSPPVPVHFNIQQDCGHFVASVPSSMLLASDVGKSMSGDGLRPSHTTSEHDCVVVITREVPSQTTADFVRDSVTLHQAKPEMYERRVCFLLLQLCNGLEHLKEHGIIHRDLCLENLLLVPCKPLMSCAKAKDDRNLPRLIISNFLKAKQKPGSGDSKLKKSQARLAPEIVSASQYKKFDEFQTGILIYELLHQPNPFEEKVHLKEQEYSPEDLPSLPSLSIYSRGLQQLAHLLLEADPIKRVRITEAKRMLQCLLWGPRKDLTEQPLSHEEALHQVLQNWVDMKRALLMMKFAERAVDTERSVELEDWLCCQYLASAEPVSLSHTLKLLQLL; encoded by the exons ATGTCTGCGTGCAGTGACTTTGTGGAACACGTGTGGAAGCCTGGCTCCTGTAAAAACTGCTTCAACCCAAAGAGTTCCCATCGACTGCAAACATCCCCAGAAGTGGGAGCTTGCGGTGTGCTCCCGAATGGAGGTAGGAGCAAGCCCGAGAGCCCAGCATTGGAAGACGAAGGCGTAAATACCTCCGTGTTCTCCAAGCCAACCATTGCTGTGAAGCCAACTATGATCAACTCAGATGTTTCTGACACGTGGGCAGATGTGAATATGAATGCAGATCTGTCACAG GTCGGCTGGGGAATGGTTTCCGGTAAACACCTCCTTCTGAAATCAGGAGACTCACAGCGGATCTGCCTCGATGGGTTtggagccagcagtgtgagaaAGCCCTTCCTGCATAGCCCACCACGTGACTGCCTGTCCTGCTGCACACCCAGCTATTCCATGGTGGGCCTGCGCAGCCTGGAGAGCCACGTGGAGAGGAACGTCTCCATCCACAGCCTGGTGCTGGTGGGTGAGGTGGGCAAGCAGGAGGAAAGAGCCAAGGAGAAGTCTGCACTGCCACATCGGCCCCTCTGCCCTACTCTGGGGGACAGAGGAGTTGTGAGCTCTGGTAGAAACACTTCACCCTCAGAGGGTGACTGCAGCCACCTCTCCTCCGGCGTTGAAGGAGAGGGGGGAGAGTACTGTTCCATTGCAGAGTCCCACAGAGAAAGCCCAGCTCCCCGTGGCTGGAGGCAGAGGGATGCTGTGGAGCTCTCCAGGCCGAGTGGCAGGGCTGTGAAGTTCAGTGAGGAGGAGCGCAAGGCTGTGAATGTGGCCTTCTGCATAGCGAAGGAGCGGAGCGATCCGCTCCCCTACACCCTGTGTGCAGAGAGTAAAAAGCCGACCCATCAGTTAGATACTACTGCCCTCCCTGAGGGCAGCAGCAAGATGGCTGCCTCTGTTCCATGCCGGGAGAAGGATGACTTGCCTCTCCCCAGAGACCTGGATGGAGGCCCCAGGTCTGAGGGGCTGAACGCTCCCCAGCAGGCCTTGGTGGAGCCGCAGTGTGCCCGGCTCACCGAGCCAGCCCATGGGGATCCCATCTATGCTGAGAGCACCAAGAGGAAGAAAGCCCAGCTGAAGGGAGTTGGTGGATGTGTGGatgtggagaagctggctggTGGCAAGGAGCAGGCCGATGGCATGTGGAGGGATGGGAGctggctgctgggtgctgagaAAGAGCACCACGACTCCACAGCCCAAGTGGCAGCAAAGATAACGATTATGGCCGCGCACACTGAGGATGACCACAAGACAATATTCCTCAGCAGCCCTGATTCTGCTGTGGGAGTTCAGTGGCCGTGCATCAGCCCTGCTTCCCACCCTGATTTTGGGACTTCATCACCCAGTGTTGAGCCTGGAGAGATTTTTCAAGCATCTGGAAGTGAAAATGGCCCAAGGTTTCACTTGGCAGCTCCTACCAAAAATGCGGTTATGGAGAGCCCTGCCATCCCCCCAAAGATGTCCAAAAACAACCAGCAGGGCAGCGAGGGGAGCCATGTACCCCCAGTCAGTTCCTCTGTGACGAAGCTTGGTGACACCAGTAGCCTGGATGGAGCTGGGGCTCAGTTCCTGCCAAGGAGCTGTGCTGATACAGGTACCTTCAGGACATCTCCTTCGCCGTGCACTCATGTAAATGGGATTTCCATGGAAGACTCCAGCAGAGGCCTGGCAGGCTCACCCTATGACAAGAGGCAGAAATACTACACCCCTACATGGGCCAAGCAGTGCCGGatagaggaagaggaggaggaagaagaagaggaagatcaGGAGCTCTCAACTCACCAATGGGCAGTGGGAGCTGAAAATGGAAGAGCTGGTGCTGACCTTGTGGAAGACTGTCCAGTGCTGGAGAGTCAGGCTGGGATCAGCAAGTCATTATCTTTCTCCTTTGACATCCCTAAGGACAAGAGCAATGGGATGGAGTttgcaccaccaccaccaccaccaaaaaagCAGTCCAG GCACGCTCCgaaaatgaacacaaataaCGCTGAGTTGGAGAGGGCCAgcaacagctctgctgagagccTGAGCCCACCTTTCAGGAGCGTCCACGTCACCTTCACAGCTGGCTCCTCCGACAGCCTCGACTCTGACACTCAGACTGGAAGCGATGGCA GGCACTCGTCTGAGCCAAACCACTCACCCCCTCCAGCTGAGAGCCTGGCATTTCCCCCTGtccccttccctcctgcctCCGGTGATGACAGTCTCTCCTCTGTCTCAAGCCGCCCGCCTCCTCTGCCTCAGAAGAAGACAGTGAGCAGGACAGTGTCCTCCCCAGATGGCTTTTTTGGGGGACAGGGATCttcaggcagagcagctggcacTGCTTGCCCCAGGCTGAACGTCAGCCATTCTGAGAGCAATGTCTGCCTCCGCGAGGAGTCTCCTTTCCTTCACCCAGCCAGCTTCAGAGGTCACCCCAGCATCTTCTCCTCCTCAGAATCCCTGGAGAAAGGCTCCAAAGGAAATGGCTACTGGGGCTCAGCCACCAGCAAGAGCACAGGGACCTGTGTCCCCAGCAGAAACCTCCAGTCCCGTTCTTCTTCGCAGCTCAGCATGTCCAGCCAGGTATCATCAGGTTCCAGCCTCCAGCTCCACAATCTCCTGAGCAATATTGACAGCAAGGAGGGGGTGTATGCCAAGCTGGGGGCCCTCTATGCTGAGTCCTTGCGCCGCCTGGTCGCCAAGTGTGAGGATTGCTTTATGAGGGAGCAGAAGAATGAGCTGCACTTTAGTGAGAACAACTGGTCGCTCTTCAAGCTGGCTTGCAACAAGCCCTGCTGTGACTCGGGGGATGCAATCTATTACTGTGCCACCTGCTCCAAGGACCCTTCCACCACCTACGCTGTGAAG ATATGCAAAACCCAAGAGTCCAAGGTGTCTGCTTCATACTGCAGCCCTCCAGTGCCGGTCCATTTCAACATACAGCAGGACTGTGGGCATTTTGTGGCCTCTGTCCCCTCCAGCATGCTGCTGGCTTCTGATGTGGGGAAGAGCATGTCCGGGGATGGCCTCCGTCCCTCCCACACCACCAGTGAGCATGACTGTGTGGTGGTCATCACCCGTGAGGTGCCAAGCCAGACCACCGCCGACTTTGTGAGGGACTCGGTGACGCTGCACCAAGCCAAGCCTGAGATGTACGAACGTCGGGTTTGCTTCttgctcctccagctctgcaatGGCCTGGAGCATCTCAAAGAGCATGGCATCATCCATCGGGACCTGTGCCTGGAGAACCTTCTGCTTGTCCCCTGCAAGCCCCTCATGAGCTGTGCGAAAGCCAAAGATGATAGAAACTTGCCCCGCCTCATCATCAGCAATTTCTTGAAAGCTAAACAGAAGCCAGGATCTGGAGACTCCAAACTGAAGAAGAGCCAAGCCCGGCTGGCCCCAGAGATTGTGTCAGCTTCTCAGTACAAGAAGTTTGATGAGTTTCAGACTGGAATTCTCATCTACGAGCTCCTGCACCAGCCCAACCCCTTTGAGGAGAAGGTGCACCTCAAGGAGCAGGAGTACAGCCCTGAGGACCTCCCTTCGCTGCCCAGCTTGTCCATCTACTCCCGGGGGCTCCAGCAGCTGGCCCACCTGCTTCTGGAGGCAGATCCCATCAAGCGTGTGCGGATCACCGAGGCCAAGaggatgctgcagtgcttgctgtGGGGGCCACGGAAGGACCTGACTGAACAGCCCCTCAGCCACGAGGAAGCCCTCCACCAGGTGCTTCAGAACTGGGTGGACATGAAGCGTGCCCTACTGATGATGAAGTTTGCGGAGAGGGCTGTGGACACGGAGCGGAGTGTGGAGCTGGAGGactggctgtgctgccagtACTTGGCTTCTGCTGAGCCCGTCTCCCTCTCACACACGTTaaaactgctgcagctgctctga
- the LOC107313414 gene encoding ribonuclease CL2 — protein MASWMLCVALVLAAVAGAVGESRYEKFLRQHVDNPRTPGLTGNRYCGIMMARRQVTAPGRPCKPSNTFVHAPAEDLVATCTRPADTMGIHSTSTAMDITACRLRGGDTRPPCNYRARQLHHHVRVSCLDGLPVHLAGTHAAVTES, from the coding sequence ATGGCGAGCTGGATGCTATGCGTAGCCCTTGTACTGGCAGCAGTGGCAGGGGCTGTGGGAGAGAGCCGCTATGAGAAGTTCTTGCGGCAGCATGTGGACAACCCCCGGACACCTGGGCTTACGGGAAACCGCTACTGTGGGATCATGATGGCACGACGGCAAGTGACGGCCCCGGGGAGGCCTTGCAAGCCATCCAACACCTTTGTACATGCGCCAGCTGAGGACCTGGTGGCCACCTGCACCCGCCCAGCCGACACAATGGGGATCCACAGCACCTCAACAGCCATGGACATCACAGCCTGCCGCCTGCGGGGAGGAGACACCCGGCCCCCTTGCAATTACCGGGCCCGGCAGCTTCATCACCATGTACGTGTCTCCTGCCTTGACGGGCTGCCTGTGCACCTCGCTGGCACCCATGCAGCTGTGACTGAGTCTTGA